Proteins co-encoded in one Bacteroidales bacterium genomic window:
- a CDS encoding FAD:protein FMN transferase: protein MRKLITFCIFGLTFIIIGCKQPNKEYIFIEGFTQGGSFHIKYQPNPDSIPVQEIYKLLNAISASLSIYDSSSIISRINRNDSTVEPDRYFIEIFRNSYKIYQQTDGAFDITVAPLVRYWGFLPKDTMIKNSQTIDSLLQYVGMHKVHLKENKIIKDYPQIQFDVNAIAQGYTVDKLAMLLESKKIKNYMVEVGGEVKVKGVNPNGEKWKVGVDKPIENSDETNRELQTILSITDISLATSGSYRKFVELNGTKYSHTINPHTGYPTHHHLLSATILSKSCTDADALATAIMVMGLEKGKQFILENKLSAFLIYSEDSGKLKTWMTNDLKNNIASIESQKP from the coding sequence ATGCGCAAACTCATAACGTTTTGTATTTTTGGTTTAACATTCATTATTATTGGTTGTAAACAGCCCAATAAAGAGTATATTTTTATCGAGGGCTTTACACAAGGCGGAAGTTTTCATATAAAATACCAACCTAACCCCGATAGCATTCCTGTTCAAGAAATTTATAAATTATTAAATGCTATTTCGGCTTCGCTTTCTATTTACGACTCATCATCTATAATTAGCCGTATCAATAGAAATGATTCTACCGTTGAACCCGACCGATATTTTATTGAAATATTCAGAAATTCATATAAAATATATCAACAAACCGATGGAGCTTTCGATATTACCGTTGCCCCTTTGGTTCGATATTGGGGATTTTTACCCAAAGATACCATGATAAAAAATAGCCAAACTATTGATAGCCTACTGCAATATGTAGGTATGCACAAAGTTCATTTAAAAGAAAACAAAATCATCAAAGACTACCCACAAATTCAGTTCGATGTTAATGCTATTGCCCAAGGTTATACCGTCGATAAATTAGCCATGCTTCTAGAATCAAAAAAAATTAAAAATTATATGGTTGAAGTAGGTGGCGAGGTTAAAGTAAAGGGCGTTAACCCCAATGGCGAAAAGTGGAAAGTTGGCGTTGATAAACCCATTGAAAATAGCGATGAAACCAATCGCGAATTACAAACAATTTTATCCATAACCGACATATCATTAGCTACAAGTGGTAGTTATCGCAAATTTGTTGAATTAAATGGTACCAAGTACTCTCATACCATTAACCCTCATACAGGATACCCAACGCATCATCACTTATTAAGTGCAACAATCCTATCTAAGTCTTGCACCGATGCCGACGCCTTAGCGACTGCTATCATGGTTATGGGATTAGAAAAAGGCAAACAATTTATTTTAGAAAATAAACTTAGTGCATTTTTGATTTATTCTGAAGATTCTGGAAAACTCAAAACTTGGATGACAAACGATTTAAAAAATAACATAGCTTCCATAGAATCACAAAAACCATAA